From the genome of Pseudomonadota bacterium, one region includes:
- a CDS encoding response regulator yields the protein MKKVLLIDDDPTMRGMIKLLLEFAGFEVIEADDGQQGIDKYRELQTELVITDMVMPNKTGLSMINDLLQEYPDAKIIAMSGGAAIDADRYLTVADKLGVEHILKKPFTQKELFDAIQDYGF from the coding sequence ATGAAGAAAGTTTTGTTGATTGATGATGATCCAACCATGCGCGGCATGATCAAGCTTCTCCTTGAGTTTGCAGGCTTTGAAGTCATCGAGGCTGATGACGGCCAGCAGGGGATTGATAAGTACCGCGAGCTGCAAACGGAGCTGGTCATAACCGATATGGTAATGCCCAACAAGACCGGTCTTTCAATGATTAATGATCTGCTGCAGGAGTATCCGGATGCAAAGATCATTGCCATGTCGGGAGGTGCAGCCATTGATGCGGACCGTTATCTGACGGTTGCCGATAAGCTCGGGGTGGAACATATTCTCAAAAAGCCTTTTACCCAGAAGGAATTGTTTGACGCTATCCAGGATTACGGTTTCTGA